The DNA region ggttttttttttttttttttaattttactaatggtaattttttttgtagtactaatttttttaggcttgtatatttcttttttaaattttagatttataaatattttttaatggtccttaaaatgaggaaaatatttgaactacaaacttttttacaaattgttgataatGTAAGTGATGAATTCaaatgcgaaccaataagaatttgctaccttaatagtttgtaaaactgttataaaaaaaaattgtgactataagaatattcttaaaatgatcaatgatatttttaagaaagtaaaagtgtaattttttaaaacaaaatttctaaaattagtactcatatatataataatatttttttcttttaaatttggaGGGGCCATCAACCCAAGTCCAACCATGGCTCCGTACATGCTTGCAAGTAATCCTTCCTTTAAAAATGCATATAAATAGAAATTATCTAGATACACAGCATCATCAGGATGCGCAAAAGtccaaactaaaataaaataattacagCTGAGGCGTGAATATTGCACAAAGTTGCTCCTATATTCCACACTATATATGCATATATAGGATGCAATATTCACTTCCAACCTAATCTACTTTCctcattcagcaaaaaaaaaacctaatctaCTTTCGTCATGGGACTCCACGCCTTCTCCTTCCCAACACTGTTCACGTTCTTGCTCTTTACTTTCATGGTAGTCAAACTATGGAAGAGATCCAAAACCAACCACTCAAATTTGAATCTGCCCCCAGGGCCATGGAAGCTACCTATTGTAGGGAACATGCACCAGTTTGTTGGCTCTCTACCCCATCGTGCATTGAGAGACATGGCAATGAAACATGGCCCCCTTATGCACCTTCAACTTGGAGAAGTTTCTACCGTTGTGGTTTCATCACCAGAGTTTGCCGAACAGGTGATGAAAACTCACGATATTAACTTTGCATCAAGGCCCAGTATTATAGGTAAAAATATCATGTCTTATGATTCTACGGACATAATCTTTGCGCCTTATGGCAATTACTGGAAACAACTACGAAAAATTTGCTCGCTGGAGCTTTTAAGTCCAAAGCGTGTTGAATCTTTCCAACCAATTAGACAAGAAGAACTATCAAGTCTCATTCGTCGGATTGCTTCAAAGGAAGGGTCTACTATCAATCTTACAGAGAAAATGTTCTCAACAACATATGGCATCACTTCAAGGGCTGCCTTTGGTAAGAAATTCAAAGACCAAGAAAAGTTCATATGCGTTGTGAAGCAAGCGATTGAGTTAGGTGCAGGTTTCAATGTAGCAGATTTTTTTCCCTCTGTTAAAATGCTCCATCTGGTCAGTGGGGTAAGGACTACACTTGAGAGGATGCATGAAGAAGCTGACAGGATTATGGAAAATACTATCAATGAACATGTGGAGGTCAAGCCAACAAGAAAAGCAGATGATGATGCAAGAGAAGAAGATCTCATAGATGTTCTCTTAAAATTTCAGGAGCGTGGTGGTGACAATGAGTTTTCCCTAACtaacaacaacatcaaaagtGTCATCCTGGTAAGTATATATACCTGTTGACATTATGTTTTTATACttccataaaattttcaaatgcttTTTACCTTTATAGAACTTCACacattaattttgtttcttatcGGTTTTCGAGgtcataaaaaaatgaaatgaaatagaACAGATCAATTTTAAAGCAAGAGAATAAACTGCTAAGATATATTTTCTCCGCAGGCgtttttggaattttataaaatatagaagtgaaataaatttataattgtttgccttttatatttctt from Castanea sativa cultivar Marrone di Chiusa Pesio chromosome 6, ASM4071231v1 includes:
- the LOC142638276 gene encoding cytochrome P450 71D11-like, with protein sequence MGLHAFSFPTLFTFLLFTFMVVKLWKRSKTNHSNLNLPPGPWKLPIVGNMHQFVGSLPHRALRDMAMKHGPLMHLQLGEVSTVVVSSPEFAEQVMKTHDINFASRPSIIGKNIMSYDSTDIIFAPYGNYWKQLRKICSLELLSPKRVESFQPIRQEELSSLIRRIASKEGSTINLTEKMFSTTYGITSRAAFGKKFKDQEKFICVVKQAIELGAGFNVADFFPSVKMLHLVSGVRTTLERMHEEADRIMENTINEHVEVKPTRKADDDAREEDLIDVLLKFQERGGDNEFSLTNNNIKSVILDIFGAGSETSATIVDWAMSEMMKNQRVMKKAQAEVREVINRKGRVDETCINEMKYLKLIVKETLRLHAPVPLLLPRECRERCRLNGYEIPVKTKVIVNAWAIGRDPKHWNDPERFNPERFLDNSIDYKGTNFSYIPFGAGRRICPGISFGMINVELPLALFIYHFDWKLPNGMKNEDLDMNEVFGVTIRRKDDLQLIPIAYHPLPVE